The following proteins are encoded in a genomic region of Methylobacterium tardum:
- a CDS encoding MmgE/PrpD family protein, with translation MTAPSRRRLIQGAGALALAGTLPAAAADADVTGRLARYMASAGAQTLPPEVLTACKHRVLDTLAAMVSGARMRPGEMALTYVRGLGGTEQAGVVASGFRTTTVNAALANAMFAHADETDDFEPVTKAHPGCATVPAALAMAELHGNSGAEFIRAVALGYDLCCRLLLALGPDHVRGTHRSAEGTSATFGALGAAAALARLDEQGMRFALSYAAQQVSGLWSWVRDKDHVEKAFDFAGMGARNGVTAVGMVEAGLTGVADVLDGRHNLLNALSTAPKPDLMLDGLGSRFFVTETAIKTFSVGYPIQSPLDATLTLRKQYGLTPEAVRHILVKVPTDAVGIVGSSAMPDVSCQHLVALALVKGAVSFADSHDAGLMHDPAIAAERAKVELVGDAALMDPAAPRGAVVTMTLADGRIVEHHTRHPPGTKENPLSTEAVNAKARDLMAPVLGPDATERLIARINTLESVADMRELRPLLTA, from the coding sequence GTGACCGCGCCGAGCCGGCGCCGTCTCATCCAGGGCGCGGGTGCCCTCGCCCTCGCCGGGACCCTGCCGGCCGCGGCCGCCGACGCGGACGTCACGGGCCGGCTCGCCCGCTACATGGCCTCAGCCGGGGCACAGACGCTGCCTCCTGAGGTGCTGACCGCCTGCAAGCACCGCGTCCTCGACACCCTGGCCGCCATGGTCTCCGGCGCGCGGATGCGGCCGGGGGAGATGGCGCTCACCTACGTGCGGGGCCTGGGCGGCACCGAGCAAGCCGGCGTCGTGGCCTCCGGTTTCCGGACCACCACTGTCAACGCCGCGCTCGCCAACGCCATGTTCGCCCATGCCGACGAGACCGACGACTTCGAGCCGGTCACCAAGGCCCATCCCGGCTGCGCCACCGTGCCGGCGGCCCTGGCCATGGCCGAGTTGCACGGCAATTCCGGCGCGGAGTTCATCCGCGCCGTGGCGCTGGGCTACGATCTCTGCTGCCGCCTGCTCCTGGCCCTCGGACCGGACCACGTGCGCGGCACCCACCGCAGCGCCGAGGGCACGAGCGCGACCTTCGGGGCGCTCGGGGCCGCCGCGGCGCTCGCCCGCCTCGACGAGCAGGGCATGCGCTTCGCGCTGTCCTACGCCGCCCAGCAGGTCTCCGGCCTGTGGAGCTGGGTGCGCGACAAGGACCACGTGGAGAAGGCCTTCGACTTCGCCGGCATGGGCGCGCGCAACGGCGTCACGGCGGTCGGCATGGTTGAGGCGGGGCTCACCGGCGTCGCCGACGTGCTCGACGGCCGGCACAACCTGCTGAATGCGCTCTCGACCGCGCCGAAGCCGGACCTGATGCTCGACGGTCTCGGCAGCCGCTTCTTCGTCACCGAGACGGCGATCAAGACCTTCTCGGTGGGCTACCCGATCCAGTCGCCCCTCGACGCCACCCTGACGCTCCGCAAGCAGTACGGGCTGACGCCGGAGGCCGTGCGGCACATCCTGGTCAAGGTCCCCACCGACGCCGTCGGCATCGTCGGATCGAGCGCCATGCCGGATGTGAGCTGCCAGCACCTCGTGGCGCTGGCGCTCGTGAAGGGCGCGGTCTCCTTCGCCGACAGCCACGATGCCGGCCTGATGCACGATCCCGCGATCGCGGCCGAACGGGCCAAGGTCGAGCTGGTGGGCGACGCCGCGCTGATGGATCCCGCCGCCCCGCGCGGCGCCGTCGTGACGATGACCCTCGCGGACGGCCGGATTGTCGAGCATCACACCCGGCATCCGCCCGGCACGAAGGAAAATCCGCTGAGCACCGAGGCGGTGAACGCCAAGGCGCGGGACCTGATGGCGCCGGTGCTCGGACCGGACGCCACCGAGCGCCTGATCGCGCGCATCAACACCCTGGAATCGGTCGCCGACATGCGCGAGCTGCGCCCGCTCCTCACCGCCTGA
- the metC gene encoding cystathionine beta-lyase, which produces MSLKPSPDAQQTFAPATRLVHAGRDPGEQHGFVNTPIYRGSTVLYPTYDAIKHRRGRYNYGTSATPTMDALTSAWTELAGAAGTVVTPSGLAALTVALMAAVSAGDHLLVTDSAYRPTRQFCDGVLARYGVAVTYYDPTIGAGIAELMRPNTRAVLVEAPGSQSFEMQDIPAIAAVAHANDACVIMDNTWATPLLFPPHERGVDIAVEAGTKYLSGGSDLLIGLTSANARYFPAVRRTFDHFAMCAGAEDIFLALRGMRTMALRLREHGRAGLEMAQWLQARPEVLRVLHPGLPEDPGHAIWKRDFSGASGLFGVILKPVPEAAVAAMLDGLQLFGMGFSWGGFESLVIPFDCAGYRTATQWSPGGPALRFHIGLEDTADLKADLDAGFARLRAAS; this is translated from the coding sequence ATGTCCCTGAAGCCTTCGCCCGACGCCCAGCAGACCTTCGCGCCCGCGACGCGCCTCGTCCATGCGGGCCGGGATCCGGGTGAGCAGCACGGCTTCGTCAACACGCCGATCTATCGCGGCTCCACGGTCCTCTATCCGACCTACGACGCCATCAAGCACCGGCGCGGGCGCTACAATTACGGCACCTCGGCCACGCCCACCATGGACGCGCTGACGAGCGCCTGGACGGAGCTCGCCGGCGCCGCCGGGACGGTGGTGACGCCCTCCGGCCTCGCGGCGCTCACCGTGGCGCTGATGGCCGCGGTCTCGGCGGGCGACCACCTCCTCGTCACCGATTCCGCCTACCGGCCGACCCGCCAATTCTGCGACGGCGTGCTGGCCCGCTACGGCGTCGCGGTCACCTACTATGACCCGACCATCGGCGCCGGCATCGCCGAGCTGATGCGGCCGAACACCCGGGCCGTGCTGGTCGAGGCTCCCGGCTCGCAGAGCTTCGAGATGCAGGACATCCCGGCCATCGCCGCGGTCGCGCACGCCAACGATGCCTGTGTGATCATGGACAACACCTGGGCGACGCCGCTGCTGTTCCCGCCGCACGAGCGGGGGGTCGACATCGCCGTGGAGGCCGGGACCAAGTACCTGAGCGGCGGCTCGGACCTGCTGATCGGCCTGACCTCGGCCAATGCCCGGTACTTCCCGGCGGTGCGTCGGACCTTCGACCATTTCGCCATGTGCGCCGGCGCGGAGGACATCTTCCTGGCTCTGCGCGGCATGCGCACCATGGCGTTGCGGCTGCGCGAGCACGGCCGCGCCGGGCTCGAGATGGCCCAGTGGCTCCAGGCCCGGCCGGAGGTGCTGCGCGTTCTCCATCCCGGCCTGCCGGAGGATCCCGGCCACGCGATCTGGAAGCGCGACTTCTCCGGCGCTTCCGGTCTGTTCGGCGTGATCCTCAAGCCGGTGCCCGAGGCGGCGGTCGCCGCCATGCTGGATGGCCTGCAGCTCTTCGGGATGGGCTTCTCCTGGGGCGGCTTCGAGAGCCTCGTGATCCCGTTCGACTGCGCCGGCTACCGCACCGCCACGCAATGGTCGCCGGGCGGACCGGCCCTGCGCTTCCACATCGGCCTCGAGGACACGGCCGACCTCAAGGCCGATCTCGACGCCGGCTTCGCCCGCCTGCGGGCCGCTTCGTGA